The DNA region GAGTTCCTTTAATTGAAACGAGCATTATGAAATCAAGAATCGTTGGTCTTTTATCTGTTGGGAACTCCAACGGCATTTTAACTACATACTACATTTGGGATGGCGAGCTTGAGAAAATTAGGAACTCGCTAAGAGAACTTGGCATAGATACACGGATTGAGCCTATGATGACTGCTTATACTGCACTCGGAAACCTTATTCTAGCCAATGACAAAGCCGCTTTAGTGAGTCCGAAGTTTTCAAGGGAAGAGGTCAAGTTCATCGAGGATGTGCTTGGTGTTGAAGTCGAGAGGGGCGTTATAGCGGAGTACCATGCCGTTGGGAGCGTTGGAGTTGTAACAAATAAAGGTGCTCTCGTTCATCCGGAGGCAACCGAGGAGGAGCTCGAATGGTTGAGCGACCTCTTTAAGGTTGATGTTTATGTTGGAACTGCCAACATGGGTGTTCCATTCGTTGGCTCATGTTTGCTGGCCAACTCAAACGGTGTTGTTGTAGGATCTCTAACAACCGGTCCCGAAATCGTCAAGATTGAGGAAGCTTTAGGATTCCTATGAGGTGAGGGGAATGGAGGTTAAGGTATTCAGGGTTAGAGGAGTCTTTGAGAGGAACGGAAAGAAAGAGAAGTTCACAAGGGAATATAGGGGTTTGAAGGAAGAGGACATTAAAGAGCTTGTTTACTCCGAACTTGGAAGCAAGCACCGTGTTAAGAGGAACAAGGTCATCATAGAGTCAATCGAAGAGATAAAGCCAGAAGAAGCAGAAAACCCAATAGTTAGAAAGCTCAGCTTAGAACTCGCTTAATTTCGTTTTTCTCTTTTTCAAAGGGATGGGACTATTTTCTAATGATTCTCTGTTTGATCTTAACTCGTTATCTTTCCGTTGGTTATACAACTTTCAAAGTTACCAACATCCTTAAAAGTAGCTTTTCCCATTTCTCCTTGGAGGTGAAGTTATGGCTCAAAGTGAGGAGGCACTCCAAAAGTTGGCTTATGAGTATCAGCTTTTGCAGGCTCAAGCCCAGTTGCTAGCTCAAAACCTCGAGCTCCTAACTTTAGGAATGAACGAGTTCAAAGCGGTTAA from Palaeococcus pacificus DY20341 includes:
- a CDS encoding translation initiation factor IF-6; the protein is MHIERLDFENSPYLGVFGLATDRVALIREGLQEKKLDVLKEVLGVPLIETSIMKSRIVGLLSVGNSNGILTTYYIWDGELEKIRNSLRELGIDTRIEPMMTAYTALGNLILANDKAALVSPKFSREEVKFIEDVLGVEVERGVIAEYHAVGSVGVVTNKGALVHPEATEEELEWLSDLFKVDVYVGTANMGVPFVGSCLLANSNGVVVGSLTTGPEIVKIEEALGFL
- the rpl18a gene encoding 50S ribosomal protein L18Ae, giving the protein MEVKVFRVRGVFERNGKKEKFTREYRGLKEEDIKELVYSELGSKHRVKRNKVIIESIEEIKPEEAENPIVRKLSLELA